A single window of Rhodococcus jostii RHA1 DNA harbors:
- a CDS encoding crotonase/enoyl-CoA hydratase family protein, which translates to MDFQTIRHDVNDGILTITLNRPEHLNAFTVTMAEELEHSFRAVNDDDSVRAVIVTGAGRAFCAGMDLSREGNVFGLDEQRTPGLSDMADLDDPAIAAVRDTGGRCTLAIHDCRKPVIAALNGPAVGIGATMTLAMDRRLMSTSARIGLVFGRIGIVPEACSTWYLPRLVGPSAALDLVLRADILDAETALAVGLVDEIHPGEDLLTQAAAIADAWTRDRSPVAVALSRQMVRRNATLTHPDQAHRIDSLAMFWTSIGDGKEGVTAFLEKRKPHFHGRASEMPDFYNDWVAGRASASAPAHPK; encoded by the coding sequence ATGGACTTCCAGACAATCCGGCACGACGTCAACGACGGCATCCTGACGATCACCCTGAACCGACCCGAACACCTCAACGCCTTCACCGTCACCATGGCCGAGGAACTCGAGCACTCCTTCCGCGCCGTCAACGACGACGACTCCGTCCGCGCCGTCATCGTCACCGGAGCCGGTCGCGCGTTCTGCGCCGGCATGGACCTCAGTCGCGAGGGCAACGTGTTCGGCCTCGACGAGCAACGCACACCAGGCCTGAGTGACATGGCCGACCTCGACGATCCGGCCATCGCCGCGGTCCGCGACACCGGCGGACGCTGCACACTCGCCATCCACGACTGCCGCAAACCGGTCATCGCCGCCCTCAACGGCCCAGCCGTGGGCATCGGCGCCACGATGACACTGGCAATGGACCGCCGACTGATGTCCACCTCCGCCCGAATCGGACTCGTCTTCGGCCGCATCGGCATCGTGCCCGAGGCCTGCTCGACCTGGTATCTACCCCGACTCGTCGGCCCCTCCGCAGCGCTCGACCTGGTCCTGCGCGCCGACATCCTCGACGCCGAAACCGCACTGGCCGTCGGACTCGTCGACGAAATCCACCCCGGCGAGGACCTGCTCACCCAGGCCGCCGCAATCGCCGACGCCTGGACCCGGGACCGCTCCCCCGTCGCCGTGGCCCTGAGCCGACAAATGGTACGACGCAACGCCACCCTGACCCACCCCGACCAGGCCCACCGAATCGACTCACTCGCCATGTTCTGGACCAGCATCGGCGACGGCAAGGAAGGCGTCACCGCCTTCCTCGAGAAACGGAAACCCCACTTCCACGGGCGCGCCTCCGAGATGCCCGACTTCTACAACGACTGGGTGGCGGGCCGGGCCTCTGCTTCAGCGCCTGCGCACCCGAAGTGA
- a CDS encoding TetR/AcrR family transcriptional regulator, translating to MTEDTARRPPVTRRGIRTRQALVDAARVIFERDGYLAARLTDITAEASCSTGTFYTYFNDKEAIFAAVMEATKNEMLHPRMEHVDGVDHPAAIIEASNRAYFESYRRNAKLMQLLEQVANIDPNVRELRQARSQVFVERNASGIKDLQERGLADPDLDSVMASRALSGMTSRIAFSTFVLNERVDFEELVYTATRLWCNGLRIAHHPSRRKATDKS from the coding sequence GTGACCGAAGACACCGCTCGCAGGCCACCGGTGACACGCCGGGGCATCCGCACCCGCCAAGCCCTTGTCGACGCTGCGCGGGTCATCTTCGAGCGCGACGGCTATCTCGCCGCTCGGTTGACCGACATCACCGCCGAAGCCAGCTGCTCCACCGGAACCTTCTACACGTACTTCAACGATAAGGAGGCGATCTTTGCCGCTGTCATGGAAGCGACGAAGAACGAGATGCTCCACCCCCGGATGGAGCACGTCGATGGGGTCGATCACCCGGCCGCGATCATCGAGGCGAGCAATCGTGCCTATTTCGAGAGTTACCGCCGCAACGCGAAGCTCATGCAGCTACTCGAGCAGGTGGCGAACATCGATCCCAATGTCCGGGAGTTGCGGCAGGCTCGCAGCCAGGTCTTCGTCGAACGCAACGCTTCTGGGATCAAGGATCTCCAGGAGCGAGGTCTTGCCGATCCCGACCTCGATTCCGTGATGGCCTCGCGCGCGCTCTCCGGTATGACGAGCAGGATTGCGTTCTCCACCTTCGTGCTCAACGAAAGGGTCGACTTCGAGGAGCTCGTCTACACCGCGACACGGCTGTGGTGCAATGGGTTGCGCATCGCGCATCACCCCTCCAGGAGGAAAGCCACCGACAAGAGCTGA
- a CDS encoding MFS transporter — translation MICSFMQTLMIPLVPELPRLLSTSPSNASWIVTTTLLAGAVFTPISGRLGDIFGKKRVALVLLGAILVGSLLAAVTTTLIPMVVGRAFQGAGLGMIPLGIGMLRDTIPPERLGRSVALMSSTLGVGAAVGMPLSAFATQHYNWHMLFWMSGALSVLGAGALWVIVPAGPRHLDMRFDIAGALGLAVGLTGLLLAVSKGSDWGWAAAPTLVCAVGGLLVLVVWGCYQWRSHSPLVDLRVSIRRPVLLTNLASVAVGFGLFASSVVLPQLLEMPAVTGVGLGQSMVVASLCMVPTGLIMMAVSPLAARVSAARGPRTSLIIGAATIAAGYGVALVLMTQVWHIVLVGCFIGVGIGFAYAALPTLIIHSVPEHETGAANGLNTLMRSIGTSTASAVVAVLLAQNVVAVGGHEYTTATGLRLAFAAAGLAALGALAIAWFLPRRERVYPDASVAVT, via the coding sequence GTGATCTGCTCGTTCATGCAGACGCTCATGATCCCACTCGTCCCCGAACTTCCGCGGTTGCTCTCGACGAGCCCTTCCAATGCGTCGTGGATCGTTACCACCACGCTCCTGGCGGGCGCCGTCTTCACCCCGATCTCGGGACGCCTCGGCGACATCTTCGGTAAGAAGAGGGTGGCGCTCGTCCTGCTCGGCGCGATCCTGGTCGGCTCGCTCCTGGCGGCAGTGACTACCACCCTTATCCCGATGGTCGTGGGTCGAGCCTTCCAGGGTGCCGGCCTGGGCATGATCCCGCTGGGAATCGGCATGCTGCGCGATACCATCCCGCCCGAGCGACTGGGCCGGTCCGTTGCGTTGATGAGCTCCACACTGGGAGTGGGTGCGGCCGTGGGAATGCCGCTGTCGGCGTTCGCTACACAGCATTACAACTGGCACATGTTGTTCTGGATGTCGGGTGCGCTCAGCGTCCTCGGTGCGGGGGCGCTGTGGGTGATCGTGCCGGCGGGTCCACGGCATCTGGACATGCGCTTCGACATTGCGGGGGCGCTCGGATTGGCCGTCGGGCTCACGGGACTGCTGCTGGCGGTCTCCAAGGGCAGTGATTGGGGCTGGGCCGCCGCGCCGACCCTCGTCTGCGCCGTGGGAGGACTACTCGTGCTGGTGGTCTGGGGGTGCTACCAATGGCGCTCACATAGTCCGCTCGTCGATCTACGCGTCAGCATCCGTCGTCCGGTGCTGCTGACGAACCTCGCGTCGGTCGCTGTTGGTTTCGGTCTGTTCGCGTCGTCGGTGGTGCTGCCGCAACTGCTCGAGATGCCCGCCGTCACCGGGGTCGGGTTGGGGCAGTCGATGGTGGTGGCGAGCTTGTGCATGGTCCCGACCGGTCTGATCATGATGGCCGTCTCGCCGCTCGCCGCACGGGTCTCCGCCGCCCGTGGGCCCCGCACCAGTCTGATCATCGGCGCTGCGACGATCGCGGCCGGATATGGTGTGGCACTGGTGTTGATGACGCAGGTGTGGCACATCGTGCTCGTCGGCTGCTTCATCGGTGTCGGGATCGGTTTCGCGTATGCGGCGCTGCCGACACTGATCATCCATTCGGTTCCAGAGCATGAGACTGGTGCCGCCAACGGCTTGAACACCTTGATGCGGTCGATCGGTACCTCCACCGCCAGTGCTGTCGTCGCCGTGCTCCTCGCGCAGAATGTGGTGGCGGTGGGCGGCCACGAGTACACCACCGCAACTGGTTTGCGGCTTGCTTTCGCGGCGGCCGGGCTCGCGGCGTTGGGAGCACTCGCCATCGCCTGGTTCCTGCCGCGGCGCGAAAGGGTATATCCCGACGCAAGCGTCGCAGTCACCTGA
- a CDS encoding phosphotransferase family protein, with translation MSSVGIVGIDTAAVARWLHTTGVDYTGTMTFDRIGLGQSNLTYLVRDSVGGRWVLRRPPLGHLLASAHDVAREARILSALQDTAVPTPRVFGFTEDQAVTDVPLLLMEFVEGQVVDRMSEAQALTPERRRAIGLSLPRTLAKIHAVDLEQTGLIDLASHKPYAQRQLKRWAGQWEQSKTRELPALDDLTRRLVESVPEQHELTLVHGDFHLRNVITSTDTGDVTAALDWELCTLGDPLADLGSLLAYWPEPGETFGGEFPASTLDGFPDRAEIAQVYFDETGRDLKDLGFWHALGMWKVAVIAEGVMRRARDEPQNKAAAGTPTVERIDALVEKACDIAARAGI, from the coding sequence GTGTCTAGCGTGGGTATCGTCGGAATCGACACCGCCGCCGTGGCCCGATGGTTGCACACCACGGGCGTCGATTACACGGGCACAATGACTTTCGACCGGATCGGTCTCGGTCAGTCGAACCTCACCTACCTCGTTCGCGACAGCGTCGGTGGGCGGTGGGTGCTGCGGCGCCCACCGCTGGGGCACCTTCTCGCGTCGGCACACGACGTGGCCCGTGAGGCCCGAATACTCTCCGCACTGCAGGACACCGCGGTGCCGACCCCGCGGGTGTTCGGCTTCACCGAAGACCAGGCGGTCACCGACGTGCCGCTGCTGCTGATGGAGTTCGTCGAGGGGCAGGTGGTCGACCGGATGTCGGAGGCGCAGGCGCTGACACCCGAGCGACGGCGGGCGATCGGCCTGTCCCTACCCCGCACGCTCGCGAAGATTCATGCGGTCGACCTCGAGCAGACGGGGCTGATCGATCTGGCCAGCCACAAGCCGTATGCGCAGCGTCAACTCAAACGGTGGGCGGGGCAGTGGGAGCAATCGAAGACCCGCGAGTTGCCCGCCCTCGATGATCTGACGCGTCGGCTCGTCGAGTCTGTGCCCGAACAACACGAACTGACATTGGTGCACGGGGACTTTCATCTCCGCAACGTCATCACGTCCACTGACACCGGCGACGTCACCGCGGCACTCGACTGGGAATTGTGCACCCTGGGCGATCCACTCGCCGATCTCGGCAGTCTGCTCGCCTACTGGCCCGAGCCCGGCGAGACGTTCGGTGGTGAATTCCCGGCTTCGACGCTCGACGGCTTTCCCGACCGAGCCGAGATCGCCCAGGTGTATTTCGACGAGACCGGGCGCGATTTGAAAGACCTCGGGTTCTGGCATGCGCTCGGAATGTGGAAGGTCGCGGTCATCGCCGAGGGTGTCATGCGTCGGGCGCGAGATGAACCGCAGAACAAAGCAGCAGCAGGAACGCCGACGGTGGAGCGTATCGACGCGCTCGTGGAAAAGGCGTGCGACATAGCAGCCCGAGCCGGAATCTGA
- a CDS encoding SDR family oxidoreductase has product MTGLDLTGRTAIVAGASRGIGLAAAQAIAAAGANVVLTSRSQDSADAAAAQVGGTAIGVAAHAVDEDAARRCIDLTLERFGSVDILVNNAGTNRAYGPIIDQDHERFTKTFDINVWAPVLWTGLATKAWMGEHGGAVVNTASIGGMAAEANIGVYNASKAALIHLTKQLALELSPKVRVNAVAPGVVRTKLAEALWKEHESAVSASTALGRIGEPEDIGSAVAFLVSDAASWVTGETLVIDGGQVLGDVLPFRQEVQLGV; this is encoded by the coding sequence ATGACCGGACTCGACCTCACCGGACGCACCGCCATTGTTGCCGGCGCCTCGCGGGGCATCGGCCTCGCGGCCGCCCAGGCCATCGCCGCCGCCGGCGCCAACGTGGTACTCACCTCTCGGTCGCAGGACTCGGCGGACGCCGCCGCAGCACAGGTCGGGGGCACCGCGATCGGCGTTGCCGCCCATGCCGTCGACGAGGACGCGGCCCGGCGGTGCATCGATCTGACTCTCGAGCGGTTCGGCAGTGTGGACATCCTCGTCAACAACGCGGGAACGAACCGTGCGTACGGTCCGATCATCGACCAGGACCACGAGCGCTTTACCAAGACCTTCGATATAAACGTGTGGGCTCCGGTGCTGTGGACGGGGCTCGCCACAAAGGCGTGGATGGGTGAGCACGGCGGCGCCGTCGTCAACACCGCCTCCATCGGTGGGATGGCGGCCGAGGCGAACATCGGCGTGTACAACGCGTCGAAGGCGGCGCTCATTCACCTCACGAAACAACTGGCACTGGAACTTTCACCGAAGGTGCGGGTCAACGCCGTCGCCCCCGGCGTGGTGCGGACCAAGCTCGCCGAGGCACTGTGGAAGGAACACGAGTCGGCGGTGTCCGCCTCAACGGCCCTCGGGCGGATCGGTGAACCCGAGGACATCGGCTCGGCTGTCGCGTTCCTCGTCTCCGACGCAGCCAGCTGGGTCACCGGCGAAACTCTGGTCATCGATGGCGGGCAGGTGCTCGGTGACGTTCTCCCGTTCCGGCAGGAGGTCCAGCTCGGTGTCTAG
- a CDS encoding acyl-CoA dehydrogenase family protein: MSLFDISDRAKKYQADLLEFMDSHVYPAEAVYEEQMRESGDPHFQPPILEELKAEARSRGLWNLFHPHPDSGPGLTNLEYAPLAEIMGRSHIAPEACNCNAPDTGNMEVLELFGTEEHKEKYLKPLLDGAMASAFAMTEPAVASSDATNVELSMVRDGDEYVLNGRKWFASNALHRNCKVLIVMGKTDPSAAPHRQQSMMVVPIDAPGVTVMRGLPVFGYQDREGHAEIDFADVRVPAKDVLKGEGEGFAISQARLGPGRIHHCMRSIGMAERALELMCRRASSRVTFGKPVSENANIQDWIAEARIEIEMIRLLTFKAAHLMDTVGNKEARTEIAAIKVVGPNVALKIIDRAIQVHGGAGVTDDFPLAMAWAHQRTLRLADGPDEVHKRSIARQELRRYRDSAPASSTNGHKVAVS, translated from the coding sequence GTGTCCCTGTTCGACATTTCTGACCGCGCGAAGAAGTACCAGGCCGATCTGCTGGAGTTCATGGACTCCCACGTGTATCCCGCGGAGGCGGTGTACGAAGAGCAGATGCGCGAATCGGGCGATCCGCACTTCCAGCCGCCGATCCTCGAGGAGTTGAAGGCGGAGGCGCGTAGCCGCGGGTTGTGGAACCTCTTCCACCCCCATCCCGACTCCGGGCCAGGGCTGACGAACCTCGAGTACGCCCCGTTGGCGGAGATCATGGGCCGCAGCCACATCGCCCCGGAGGCGTGTAACTGCAACGCACCCGACACCGGGAACATGGAAGTGCTCGAACTCTTCGGCACCGAGGAGCACAAGGAGAAGTACCTCAAGCCGCTGCTCGACGGGGCGATGGCCTCGGCATTCGCGATGACCGAGCCGGCGGTGGCAAGTTCCGACGCCACCAACGTCGAACTCTCGATGGTCCGCGACGGCGACGAGTATGTGCTCAACGGCCGAAAGTGGTTCGCGTCAAATGCGTTACACCGCAACTGCAAGGTGCTGATCGTGATGGGCAAGACCGATCCGTCGGCGGCGCCGCACCGGCAGCAGTCGATGATGGTCGTCCCCATAGATGCACCCGGTGTCACGGTGATGCGGGGACTTCCGGTGTTCGGATACCAGGACCGAGAGGGCCACGCGGAGATCGACTTCGCCGACGTGAGGGTTCCGGCCAAGGATGTGCTCAAGGGTGAGGGCGAGGGATTCGCGATCTCCCAGGCGCGCCTGGGGCCGGGCCGGATCCACCACTGCATGCGATCGATCGGGATGGCCGAGCGGGCGCTCGAGCTGATGTGCCGGCGGGCGTCGTCGCGGGTGACGTTCGGGAAACCGGTCAGCGAGAACGCGAACATCCAGGATTGGATCGCCGAGGCCCGGATCGAGATCGAGATGATCCGATTGCTCACGTTCAAGGCGGCTCACCTCATGGACACGGTCGGGAACAAGGAGGCGCGCACCGAGATCGCGGCGATCAAGGTGGTGGGGCCGAACGTTGCGTTGAAGATCATCGATCGGGCGATCCAGGTGCACGGCGGCGCCGGTGTCACCGACGACTTCCCGCTCGCCATGGCCTGGGCGCACCAGCGCACACTGCGACTGGCGGACGGCCCCGACGAGGTGCACAAGCGGTCCATCGCGCGCCAGGAACTCCGGCGGTACCGCGATTCGGCGCCGGCGTCCTCGACCAACGGCCACAAGGTTGCGGTGAGCTGA
- a CDS encoding enoyl-CoA hydratase-related protein yields MTGGQQDFVLAERRGPVLVLTFNRPSKLNAWTDELEDRYFDLLDAAEDDPDVRAVVVTGAGRGFCAGADLTHLQAVGDATDLLDRRPRDVPLRLRKPLIGAVNGVAAGLGMVEALYCDVRFASPAARFTTAFAQRGLIAEYGISWLLPRLVGRSRAADLLLSSRMVDAEEALRIGLVDHLIVDGNVLAAAVSYAQQLAMQCSPTSMAVIKQLQTDADGTYADSVSRAEGLMFDSFRREDLVEGVQSHLDKRTPTFPSLPTRSSRVPVRHF; encoded by the coding sequence ATGACGGGTGGGCAACAGGATTTCGTACTCGCCGAGCGTCGCGGACCGGTGCTGGTTCTGACGTTCAACCGGCCGTCGAAACTTAATGCCTGGACGGACGAACTCGAGGATCGTTATTTCGATCTGCTCGACGCAGCCGAAGACGACCCGGACGTGCGTGCTGTCGTCGTGACGGGGGCAGGTCGCGGGTTCTGTGCCGGTGCCGACCTGACGCATCTGCAGGCGGTGGGTGATGCCACCGACCTGCTGGATCGTCGGCCGCGTGACGTCCCGCTGCGGCTGCGCAAGCCGCTCATCGGTGCGGTCAACGGCGTCGCGGCAGGGCTCGGGATGGTCGAGGCGCTCTATTGCGATGTCCGGTTTGCTTCACCGGCTGCGCGTTTCACCACCGCCTTCGCTCAGCGTGGGCTGATCGCCGAATACGGCATCTCCTGGCTGCTGCCACGGTTGGTCGGACGAAGCCGCGCGGCGGATCTGCTGCTGTCGAGTCGGATGGTCGACGCAGAGGAAGCGCTTCGGATCGGACTCGTCGATCACCTGATCGTCGATGGAAACGTGCTCGCCGCGGCGGTGTCGTACGCCCAGCAGCTGGCCATGCAGTGCTCACCGACCTCGATGGCCGTGATCAAACAACTACAGACCGACGCGGACGGCACCTACGCCGACTCCGTGTCCCGCGCGGAAGGTCTGATGTTCGACTCTTTCCGACGCGAAGACCTCGTTGAGGGTGTACAGAGCCACCTCGACAAGCGCACACCCACATTTCCCTCCCTACCTACAAGGAGTTCCCGTGTCCCTGTTCGACATTTCTGA
- a CDS encoding SDR family oxidoreductase has translation MKVARKVAIVTGGGNGIGGAIAERLAERGARVLVADLDPKAATAVADRINERHPGSALAEGADIADSEQIRRVIERAETELGPVDLYFANAGIGGAPGLDADDTAWDRAFDVNVRAHIRAAQQLVPMWIERGEGYFVTTASAAGLLTQIGSATYAVTKHAAVAFAEWLSVTYGDRGIRVSCLCPMGVETKLMRSGEDSGDPLGVAATRAVISAGDVLQPAEVADIVLDAVERETFLILPHERVLTMYRQKSSDYDRWLRGMRRYQSSLLEHA, from the coding sequence GTGAAGGTTGCACGGAAGGTCGCCATCGTGACCGGCGGTGGAAACGGGATCGGCGGAGCGATCGCCGAACGTCTCGCCGAACGGGGTGCGCGGGTACTTGTGGCCGATCTCGACCCGAAAGCAGCCACCGCGGTTGCGGACCGCATCAATGAACGGCACCCCGGATCGGCTCTCGCGGAAGGTGCGGATATCGCAGACTCCGAGCAGATTCGGCGCGTCATCGAGCGGGCAGAGACCGAATTGGGTCCGGTGGACCTGTACTTCGCCAACGCCGGGATCGGGGGAGCGCCGGGCCTCGATGCCGACGACACCGCCTGGGATCGAGCCTTTGACGTCAACGTCCGCGCCCACATCCGCGCCGCCCAGCAGTTGGTGCCCATGTGGATCGAGCGCGGTGAGGGTTACTTCGTCACGACGGCGTCTGCAGCGGGCTTACTCACACAGATCGGCTCCGCCACCTATGCAGTCACCAAGCACGCGGCTGTCGCATTCGCCGAATGGCTGTCGGTGACGTACGGAGACCGAGGAATCCGGGTGAGCTGCCTCTGTCCGATGGGAGTGGAGACGAAGTTGATGCGCTCGGGTGAAGACTCGGGGGATCCGCTCGGTGTTGCGGCCACACGGGCCGTGATCTCTGCGGGGGACGTGCTCCAGCCGGCGGAGGTCGCCGACATTGTGCTGGACGCCGTCGAACGGGAAACATTCCTGATCTTGCCCCACGAGCGCGTCCTCACCATGTACCGGCAGAAGAGTTCCGACTACGACCGCTGGCTGCGCGGGATGCGCCGCTACCAGAGCTCACTGCTGGAACACGCATGA
- a CDS encoding alpha/beta hydrolase yields the protein MREDIEFDAEGVTLRGWFYKPDDASGELPCIILTHGFSCTKEMGLEPFAEVFTAAGFACVVYDHRGFGASDTAPGKPRQEIDPWDQIHDCQHAITYAQGRPEVDASRIGVWGSSYSGGNAFVVAAIDRRVKAVCGQVPGVSMRRAFEAGVPEEFWQAAWDGQAADRLARARGEAPAMIPVVTADPTQPAALPTPDAYEFFSAYEGTAWRNEVTMRSLELNYEPGQFLKFVAPTPLLMVVAEDDNVVTPAEWAKEAFETAAEPKRLVSIPGGHFDAYTGHPFELSSGAARDWFLEHLAQKVAPASV from the coding sequence ATGCGTGAAGATATCGAGTTCGACGCTGAGGGAGTGACGCTGCGCGGCTGGTTCTACAAACCTGACGACGCGTCCGGTGAGCTGCCGTGCATCATCTTGACGCACGGGTTTTCGTGTACCAAGGAGATGGGTCTCGAACCCTTCGCCGAGGTGTTTACCGCCGCGGGGTTCGCTTGCGTGGTCTACGACCACCGGGGGTTCGGTGCCTCGGACACGGCGCCGGGCAAGCCCCGACAGGAGATCGACCCGTGGGACCAGATCCACGACTGCCAGCACGCGATCACCTACGCGCAGGGCCGGCCCGAGGTCGACGCCTCGCGGATCGGGGTGTGGGGTTCGAGCTACTCGGGCGGGAACGCGTTCGTGGTCGCGGCGATCGATCGCCGCGTGAAGGCCGTGTGCGGTCAGGTGCCTGGTGTCTCGATGCGGCGCGCATTCGAGGCGGGTGTGCCCGAGGAGTTCTGGCAGGCGGCATGGGACGGGCAGGCCGCCGATCGGCTTGCGCGAGCCCGAGGAGAGGCACCGGCGATGATTCCGGTGGTCACCGCGGACCCGACGCAGCCGGCAGCCCTGCCGACGCCCGATGCCTACGAGTTCTTCTCGGCTTACGAGGGGACCGCGTGGCGCAACGAGGTGACGATGCGCTCGTTGGAGCTGAATTACGAGCCGGGCCAGTTTCTCAAGTTCGTCGCTCCTACCCCGCTGCTGATGGTGGTTGCCGAGGACGACAACGTTGTGACGCCGGCGGAGTGGGCCAAGGAGGCGTTCGAGACCGCGGCAGAACCCAAACGTCTCGTCTCGATCCCCGGCGGCCACTTCGACGCATACACCGGTCACCCCTTCGAGCTCTCCTCGGGCGCGGCACGCGACTGGTTTCTTGAGCACCTGGCACAGAAGGTCGCCCCGGCATCGGTCTGA
- a CDS encoding tautomerase family protein: MPFWRIHHPVGAYTDQDKEDFAKAITARYAAEMPAFYCDVFFYEVEKRNAFRGGEAVDNFVRLQVEHIARAIDGKVMQEFIMDMLTETIRPWLDGRGHDWEMSIGEMPAELWRVDGLTPPPFRSPAEKRWMKDNKSSPYDWTETVGLNADGQIVGLVDPRG, translated from the coding sequence ATGCCGTTCTGGAGAATCCACCACCCTGTTGGGGCCTACACCGACCAGGACAAGGAGGACTTCGCGAAGGCCATCACAGCTCGCTACGCGGCAGAAATGCCGGCCTTCTACTGCGACGTGTTCTTCTACGAGGTGGAGAAAAGGAACGCGTTCAGGGGTGGCGAGGCCGTCGACAACTTTGTTCGCCTCCAGGTGGAACACATCGCACGAGCGATAGACGGCAAGGTGATGCAGGAGTTCATCATGGACATGCTGACCGAGACCATCCGGCCTTGGCTCGACGGCCGGGGACACGATTGGGAAATGAGCATCGGGGAGATGCCGGCCGAGCTGTGGAGGGTCGACGGGCTCACCCCGCCGCCGTTCCGCTCACCGGCGGAGAAGCGGTGGATGAAGGACAACAAATCATCCCCGTACGACTGGACCGAAACGGTCGGTCTTAACGCGGATGGCCAGATCGTGGGGTTGGTCGATCCCAGGGGCTGA